One Helicobacter cetorum MIT 00-7128 DNA window includes the following coding sequences:
- a CDS encoding ATP-dependent helicase, whose translation MLETLNLNPEQNKAATATMGHNLIIASAGTGKTSTIVGRILHLLNHGIKPEEILLLTFTNKASNEMIERVAKYSKLSSKIEAGTFHAVAYRYLKEHYPSLSLKQPRELRKLLESIVDTKNFIDDEQKPYTTQHLYALYSLYTNALKEEDFSAWLTQKNPEHAKHSTFYENILEEFENTKKKHNYIDYNDLLLLFKKAMLEKGSPYKEVLCDEFQDTNPLQESILDAINAPSLFCVGDYDQSIYAFNGADISIISNFTQKYQNAQVFTLTKNYRSSKEILDLANKVIQHNERIYPKNLEVVKSGSFSKPTLLNYNDNITQCQDIAKRIVVRKNFKEVAVIFRNNASADQVEAALRAQGVPSKRKGSTSFFESKEIALVLDICTLIFNPKDIMAAIHILSYVSDVGANIAKDIYEALILLGNGDLKLGLTSPNKEAKIYSKKKEITSMGLFEEIFALENSSRFNGVISKTFHSHPVFMHPKISMNGAKMLSDFFTLYANISHQSPTSLIHNITTSEFFKVCKTRLLKERSKNKDGSSNEFKHLQAQKRFNEKIELLGSLAKNYHDLGRFLNGMLLGSNEASQGNGVNLLSVHASKGLEFKDVYIIDLMEGRFPNHKLMNTGGGVEEERRLFYVAVTRAKENLWLSYAKSELRDNAKNKEYEPSMFLYEAGLLRKES comes from the coding sequence GTGCTAGAAACTTTGAATCTAAACCCCGAACAAAATAAGGCCGCTACGGCAACAATGGGGCATAATTTAATCATTGCAAGCGCTGGCACAGGTAAGACTTCTACGATTGTGGGGCGGATTTTACACTTATTAAATCATGGCATAAAGCCTGAAGAAATCTTGCTCTTAACTTTCACCAATAAAGCGAGTAACGAGATGATTGAAAGGGTGGCCAAATATTCTAAATTAAGCTCTAAAATTGAAGCGGGCACTTTTCATGCAGTCGCTTATCGCTATTTAAAAGAGCATTACCCTAGTTTAAGTCTCAAACAACCACGAGAATTAAGAAAACTCTTAGAAAGCATTGTGGATACCAAAAATTTTATTGATGATGAGCAAAAGCCCTACACCACGCAACATTTATACGCGCTCTACTCCCTTTATACTAACGCTTTAAAAGAAGAAGATTTTAGCGCATGGCTAACTCAGAAAAACCCCGAACACGCCAAGCACAGCACTTTTTATGAAAACATTTTAGAAGAGTTTGAAAACACCAAAAAAAAGCATAATTATATAGACTATAACGACTTGTTGCTTTTATTCAAAAAGGCTATGTTAGAAAAGGGTAGTCCTTATAAAGAAGTGCTTTGTGATGAATTTCAGGACACAAACCCCTTGCAAGAATCTATTTTAGATGCCATAAATGCCCCAAGTCTCTTTTGTGTGGGCGATTATGACCAAAGCATTTATGCTTTTAATGGAGCTGATATTTCTATTATTTCTAATTTCACTCAAAAATACCAAAACGCCCAAGTTTTTACCCTAACCAAAAACTACCGCTCCTCTAAAGAAATCCTAGACTTAGCTAATAAAGTGATACAACATAACGAACGCATTTATCCTAAGAATTTAGAAGTGGTCAAATCAGGGAGTTTTAGTAAGCCCACGCTTTTAAACTATAACGACAATATCACGCAATGCCAAGATATAGCCAAACGCATTGTAGTGAGAAAAAATTTTAAAGAAGTGGCAGTGATTTTTAGGAATAATGCAAGTGCAGACCAAGTAGAAGCAGCCCTAAGAGCCCAAGGCGTGCCAAGCAAGAGAAAGGGTAGCACAAGCTTTTTTGAATCCAAAGAAATCGCGTTAGTTTTAGATATTTGCACGCTTATTTTTAACCCTAAAGATATTATGGCAGCCATTCATATTCTAAGTTATGTGAGCGATGTGGGGGCTAATATCGCTAAGGATATTTATGAAGCCTTAATACTACTAGGTAATGGGGATTTAAAACTAGGGTTAACTAGCCCTAATAAAGAAGCCAAAATCTATTCCAAGAAGAAAGAAATCACTTCTATGGGGCTTTTTGAAGAAATTTTTGCCCTAGAAAATAGCTCAAGGTTTAATGGCGTTATTTCTAAGACATTTCACTCACACCCTGTTTTTATGCACCCTAAAATCTCTATGAATGGGGCTAAAATGCTGAGCGATTTTTTCACTCTCTATGCTAATATCTCTCATCAATCCCCAACTTCTCTAATCCATAATATTACCACTAGCGAGTTTTTTAAGGTGTGTAAAACACGCCTTTTAAAAGAACGCTCCAAAAATAAGGACGGCTCTAGCAACGAGTTTAAGCACCTTCAAGCTCAAAAACGCTTCAATGAAAAAATTGAACTATTAGGCTCTTTAGCTAAAAATTACCACGATTTAGGGCGTTTTTTAAATGGCATGTTGCTTGGCTCTAATGAAGCCTCGCAAGGAAATGGTGTGAATTTATTGAGCGTGCATGCGTCTAAGGGCTTAGAATTTAAAGATGTCTATATTATAGATTTAATGGAAGGGCGTTTTCCTAACCATAAGCTGATGAATACCGGGGGCGGAGTGGAAGAAGAAAGAAGGCTTTTTTATGTCGCTGTTACAAGGGCTAAGGAAAATCTATGGCTCTCTTATGCTAAAAGCGAATTAAGAGACAACGCTAAAAACAAAGAATACGAGCCGTCTATGTTCTTGTATGAAGCAGGGCTTTTAAGAAAAGAAAGTTAA